A single region of the Gossypium arboreum isolate Shixiya-1 chromosome 12, ASM2569848v2, whole genome shotgun sequence genome encodes:
- the LOC108478341 gene encoding heavy metal-associated isoprenylated plant protein 12-like — protein MKKVVLKLDFHDNKGRQKAMKTASGLSGVESVALDKDQKLTLTGDVDPVVAVRKLRKVCYTEIVSVGPAKEPEKKKEEPKKDEPKKPADTSKDPPKGAVVQYVYHPSMPQYYPPVPDYYSYGKSVEEDPAGCVIC, from the exons ATGAAG AAAGTGGTGCTGAAATTGGATTTTCACGACAACAAAGGCAGACAAAAAGCCATGAAAACAGCCTCTGGTCTTTCAG GGGTTGAATCAGTTGCCCTGGACAAGGACCAAAAACTCACACTCACGGGAGACGTTGATCCAGTCGTGGCAGTAAGGAAACTAAGGAAGGTATGTTACACTGAAATAGTCTCGGTCGGACCGGCGAAAGAGCcggagaagaagaaagaagagccCAAGAAAGATGAACCGAAAAAACCGGCGGATACGAGCAAAGATCCGCCCAAAGGCGCGGTGGTACAGTACGTTTATCACCCCTCAATGCCCCAATACTATCCGCCGGTACCCGATTATTACAGTTACGGTAAAAGTGTGGAGGAAGATCCGGCTGGTTGTGTTATCTGCTAA